In one window of Limnohabitans sp. MORI2 DNA:
- a CDS encoding YqaA family protein, giving the protein MEIWMQSVLAALALPEYGLSTVFVVSLVSATLLPMGSEPVVFGLVKLNPELFWPAVLVATVGNTMGGAISWWMGYEAHVLSDKVRHTETTGHEARALRWLHALGPKACLLSWLPGVGDPLCAVAGWLRLPFWPCVAYMAVGKFARYVVMTAGLIWVFPN; this is encoded by the coding sequence ATGGAAATTTGGATGCAATCTGTGCTCGCCGCCTTGGCCCTGCCCGAATACGGCCTGAGTACCGTGTTTGTGGTGTCGCTGGTCTCGGCCACCTTGCTGCCCATGGGCTCCGAGCCCGTGGTGTTTGGCTTGGTCAAACTCAACCCCGAACTGTTTTGGCCCGCCGTACTGGTGGCCACCGTGGGCAACACCATGGGCGGTGCTATCAGTTGGTGGATGGGCTACGAAGCCCATGTGCTGAGCGACAAAGTACGCCACACAGAAACCACAGGCCACGAAGCCCGTGCCCTGCGCTGGCTGCACGCCTTGGGGCCAAAGGCTTGCTTGCTGAGCTGGCTACCCGGCGTGGGCGACCCCCTGTGCGCCGTGGCCGGCTGGCTGCGCCTGCCCTTTTGGCCATGTGTGGCCTACATGGCGGTGGGTAAGTTTGCGCGGTATGTGGTGATGACGGCGGGGTTGATTTGGGTGTTTCCAAACTGA